A single genomic interval of Camelina sativa cultivar DH55 chromosome 11, Cs, whole genome shotgun sequence harbors:
- the LOC104722435 gene encoding uncharacterized protein LOC104722435: protein MSYQSSPTKISGDFADDVEWCDENWPELEFRSPEDEACYAVEVAEMCDALLISFNGFTCDYDEFYPSDDFKSSDEVQEFEERFRACSVQMQDTECPTVTDGTKVCATFPSVTGDVKFYDAIVVTVERTKHERDEEGSEVCGCSFKVFWKQGPWANQVTSAKVGDICLRADDNRMNPIVVSFLKEARRKLTGEACIQGEETEWQKILKKVSSAIEKNLSLSLSENHG from the exons ATGTCTTATCAGAGTAGTCCGACGAAGATATCCGGAGATTTCGCTGATGACGTCGAATGGTGTGACGAAAACTGGCCGGAACTAGAGTTCCGGTCACCGGAGGACGAAGCTTGTTACGCCGTTGAGGTTGCGGAGATGTGCGACGCTCTCTTGATTAGCTTCAACGGGTTCACTTGTGACTACGACGAGTTTTACCCGTCGGACGATTTCAAGAGCTCCGACGAGGTTCAAGAGTTTGAAGAGAGGTTTCGAGCTTGTTCTGTTCAGATGCAAGACACTGAGTGTCCCACTGTCACTGATGGAACCAAGGTCTGCGCCACGTTCCCTTCCGTCACCGGCGACGTCAAGTTCTACGACGCCATCGTCGTCACG GTTGAGAGAACGAAGCATGAACGTGACGAGGAAGGGAGCGAAGTGTGTGGGTGCAGTTTCAAAGTTTTCTGGAAACAAGGTCCTTGGGCTAACCAAGTCACATCTGCAAAAGTTGGAGACATTTGTCTTAGAGCGGATGATAACAGAATGAATCCTATAGTGGTTTCGTTCTTGAAAGAAGCTAGAAGGAAGCTTACTGGAGAAGCATGTATCCAAG GGGAGGAGACAGAGTGGCAAAAGATATTGAAGAAGGTCAGTTCTGCTATTGAGAAGAACTTAAGCTTGTCTCTTTCAGAGAATCATGGTTAA
- the LOC104722436 gene encoding AT-hook motif nuclear-localized protein 3 isoform X1 — MEEREGTNIINNHNITSSSFGLKQHHEAAAASSDGGGYSMDPPPRPDNPNPFLGPPTTVSSAATSSLAGGTVADNAAPQFSLTMPAENASSEQLKKRRGRPRKYNPDGTLAVTLSPMPISSSVPLTSEFPPRKRGRGRGRGKSNRWLKKSQMFQFDRSPVDTNIAGAGTADFVGANFTPHVLTVNAGEDVTMKIMTFSQQGSRAICILSANGPISNVTLRQSMTSGGTLTYEGRFEILSLTGSFMQNDSGGTRSRAGGMSVCLAGPDGRVFGGGLAGLFLAAGPVQVMVGTFVAGQEQSQLELAKERRQRFGAQPSSISFNITAEERKARFERLNNSVALPAPTTSYTHANTTNAVHSYYTNSVNHVKDPFSSIPVGGAGGDGGEEEGEEDEEDDDELEGDEEEFGGDSQSDNEIPS, encoded by the exons atggaagagagagaaggaaccaATATCATCAACAACCATAACATCACTAGCAGCAGTTTCGGCTTGAAGCAACATCAtgaagctgctgctgcttcttctgaTGGTGGTGGTTACTCAATGGACCCACCACCACGACCCGATAACCCTAACCCGTTTTTGGGCCCACCCACCACTGTCTCCTCCGCCGCCACCTCCTCCCTTGCAGGAGGAACCGTTGCTGATAATGCGGCTCCTCAGTTTAGCTTAACAATGCCGGCGGAGAACGCTTCCTCTGAGCAGCTGAAAAAGAGGAGAGGTAGGCCGAGAAAGTATAATCCCGATGGGACTCTCGCCGTGACTCTTTCCCCGATGCCAATCTCGTCCTCCGTTCCGTTGACGTCGGAGTTCCCTCCAAGGAAACGAGGAAGAGGCAGAGGACGTGGCAAGTCTAATCGATGGCTCAAGAAGTCTCAAATGTTCCAATTCGATAGAAGTCCTG TTGATACCAATATCGCAGGTGCAGGAACTGCAGATTTCGTTGGTGCCAACTTTACACCTCATGTGCTGACAGTCAATGCCGGAGAG GATGTGACAATGAAGATAATGACATTCTCTCAGCAAGGATCTCGTGCTATCTGTATCCTTTCAGCTAATGGTCCTATCTCTAATGTTACGCTTCGTCAGTCTATGACATCCGGTGGTACTCTAACTTATGAG GGTCGTTTTGAGATTCTCTCTTTGACGGGTTCGTTTATGCAAAATGACTCTGGAGGAACTCGAAGTAGAGCTGGTGGCATGAGTGTTTGTCTCGCAGGACCAGATGGTCGTGTCTTTGGTGGAGGACTCGCTGGTCTCTTTCTTGCTGCTGGTCCTGTCCAG GTAATGGTAGGGACATTTGTAGCGGGTCAAGAGCAGTCACAGCTGGAGCTAGCAAAAGAAAGACGGCAAAGATTCGGAGCTCAACCATCTTCAATCTCCTTTAACATCACAGCAGAAGAAAGGAAAGCGAGGTTCGAGAGACTTAACAATTCCGTTGCTCTTCCTGCACCAACTACTTCATACACGCATGCAAACACAACGAATGCGGTTCACAGTTACTACACAAACTCGGTTAACCACGTCAAGGATCCTTTCAGTTCCATCCCAGTAGGGGGAGCAGGAGGAGATGGAGGAGAAGAGGAAGgcgaggaagacgaagaagatgacgatgagTTAGAAGGTGATGAGGAAGAATTCGGAGGCGATAGCCAATCTGACAACGAGATACCGAGCTGA
- the LOC104722436 gene encoding AT-hook motif nuclear-localized protein 3 isoform X2 gives MEEREGTNIINNHNITSSSFGLKQHHEAAAASSDGGGYSMDPPPRPDNPNPFLGPPTTVSSAATSSLAGGTVADNAAPQFSLTMPAENASSEQLKKRRGRPRKYNPDGTLAVTLSPMPISSSVPLTSEFPPRKRGRGRGRGKSNRWLKKSQMFQFDRSPGAGTADFVGANFTPHVLTVNAGEDVTMKIMTFSQQGSRAICILSANGPISNVTLRQSMTSGGTLTYEGRFEILSLTGSFMQNDSGGTRSRAGGMSVCLAGPDGRVFGGGLAGLFLAAGPVQVMVGTFVAGQEQSQLELAKERRQRFGAQPSSISFNITAEERKARFERLNNSVALPAPTTSYTHANTTNAVHSYYTNSVNHVKDPFSSIPVGGAGGDGGEEEGEEDEEDDDELEGDEEEFGGDSQSDNEIPS, from the exons atggaagagagagaaggaaccaATATCATCAACAACCATAACATCACTAGCAGCAGTTTCGGCTTGAAGCAACATCAtgaagctgctgctgcttcttctgaTGGTGGTGGTTACTCAATGGACCCACCACCACGACCCGATAACCCTAACCCGTTTTTGGGCCCACCCACCACTGTCTCCTCCGCCGCCACCTCCTCCCTTGCAGGAGGAACCGTTGCTGATAATGCGGCTCCTCAGTTTAGCTTAACAATGCCGGCGGAGAACGCTTCCTCTGAGCAGCTGAAAAAGAGGAGAGGTAGGCCGAGAAAGTATAATCCCGATGGGACTCTCGCCGTGACTCTTTCCCCGATGCCAATCTCGTCCTCCGTTCCGTTGACGTCGGAGTTCCCTCCAAGGAAACGAGGAAGAGGCAGAGGACGTGGCAAGTCTAATCGATGGCTCAAGAAGTCTCAAATGTTCCAATTCGATAGAAGTCCTG GTGCAGGAACTGCAGATTTCGTTGGTGCCAACTTTACACCTCATGTGCTGACAGTCAATGCCGGAGAG GATGTGACAATGAAGATAATGACATTCTCTCAGCAAGGATCTCGTGCTATCTGTATCCTTTCAGCTAATGGTCCTATCTCTAATGTTACGCTTCGTCAGTCTATGACATCCGGTGGTACTCTAACTTATGAG GGTCGTTTTGAGATTCTCTCTTTGACGGGTTCGTTTATGCAAAATGACTCTGGAGGAACTCGAAGTAGAGCTGGTGGCATGAGTGTTTGTCTCGCAGGACCAGATGGTCGTGTCTTTGGTGGAGGACTCGCTGGTCTCTTTCTTGCTGCTGGTCCTGTCCAG GTAATGGTAGGGACATTTGTAGCGGGTCAAGAGCAGTCACAGCTGGAGCTAGCAAAAGAAAGACGGCAAAGATTCGGAGCTCAACCATCTTCAATCTCCTTTAACATCACAGCAGAAGAAAGGAAAGCGAGGTTCGAGAGACTTAACAATTCCGTTGCTCTTCCTGCACCAACTACTTCATACACGCATGCAAACACAACGAATGCGGTTCACAGTTACTACACAAACTCGGTTAACCACGTCAAGGATCCTTTCAGTTCCATCCCAGTAGGGGGAGCAGGAGGAGATGGAGGAGAAGAGGAAGgcgaggaagacgaagaagatgacgatgagTTAGAAGGTGATGAGGAAGAATTCGGAGGCGATAGCCAATCTGACAACGAGATACCGAGCTGA
- the LOC104722437 gene encoding uncharacterized protein LOC104722437 isoform X1 gives MSSGNEEDSSAVRRRVSCTKCFDALWFCYWMSRWSNITSNGDETGQAPFYQMQQYYRVGRLDDCTKKFSDLFDCLSLKTKRASEVEKILEEQEMADAAKHIWIMRTQEEASSHWNETFGHLDDPNY, from the exons ATGAGCTCCGGGAACGAAGAAGACTCTTCAGCTGTGCGACGGCGCGTGTCCTGCACCAAATGCTTCGACGCTCTCTGGTTCTGTTATT GGATGTCTAGATGGTCCAACATAACCAGCAATGGCGATGAGACAGGACAAG CACCGTTTTACCAAATGCAGCAGTATTACCGGGTTGGTAGACTTGATGATTGTACTAAGAAGTTCTCTGATCTCTTTGACTGTCTTTCCTTAAAGACAAAAAGAGCTTCTGAAGTCGAG AAAATTCTAGAAGAGCAAGAGATGGCAGATGCAGCAAAACATATCTGGATTATGCGAACACAGGAAGAAGCTTCAAGTCATTGGAATGAGACTTTTGGGCATTTGGATGATCCAAATTATTAG
- the LOC104722437 gene encoding uncharacterized protein C227.17c isoform X2: MSSGNEEDSSAVRRRVSCTKCFDALWFCYSPFYQMQQYYRVGRLDDCTKKFSDLFDCLSLKTKRASEVEKILEEQEMADAAKHIWIMRTQEEASSHWNETFGHLDDPNY; encoded by the exons ATGAGCTCCGGGAACGAAGAAGACTCTTCAGCTGTGCGACGGCGCGTGTCCTGCACCAAATGCTTCGACGCTCTCTGGTTCTGTTATT CACCGTTTTACCAAATGCAGCAGTATTACCGGGTTGGTAGACTTGATGATTGTACTAAGAAGTTCTCTGATCTCTTTGACTGTCTTTCCTTAAAGACAAAAAGAGCTTCTGAAGTCGAG AAAATTCTAGAAGAGCAAGAGATGGCAGATGCAGCAAAACATATCTGGATTATGCGAACACAGGAAGAAGCTTCAAGTCATTGGAATGAGACTTTTGGGCATTTGGATGATCCAAATTATTAG
- the LOC104722441 gene encoding probable UMP-CMP kinase 2, with the protein MWRRVASLSPMISSSSSSSRSLALNQTASGLKLGESFATHMINPEERASPLKEKAPFITFVLGGPGSGKGTQCEKIVETFGLQHLSAGDLLRREIAMNTKNGATILNLIKDGKIVPSEVTVKLIQKELESSNSSKFLIDGFPRTEENRAAFERIIRADPDVVLFFDCPEEEMVTRVLNRNQGRIDDNITTMKKRLKIFNALNRPVIDYYKSKGKLYTINAVGTVDDIFQHVLPIFNSFEQFKESRHVNPKSTISSSLVETSS; encoded by the exons atgtggagACGCGTGGCTTCACTTTCTCCGATgatttcttcatcatcatcatcatcgagatCCCTTGCGCTCAACCAG ACAGCTTCTGGACTCAAACTTGGGGAATCTTTTGCAACACACATGATTAATCCG GAAGAACGAGCTTCACCGCTGAAAGAGAAAGCTCCATTCATCACATTTGTACTAG GAGGTCCTGGAAGTGGAAAAGGCACACAATGCGAAAAGATTGTTGAGACTTTTGGATTACAACATCTAAGTGCTGGTGATTTGCTCAGAAGAGAAATCGCAATGAACACGAAAAATGG GGCTACGATTCTGAACTTGATTAAAGATGGGAAAATTGTTCCTTCTGAAGTTACAGTCAAACTAATACAGAAAGAGCTGGAATCGAGTAACAGTAGCAAGTTCCTCATTGATGGTTTTCCAAGAACTGAAGAGAACCGTGCTGCATTTGAGCGCATT ATTAGAGCAGACCCTGATGTCGTACTGTTCTTCGATTGCCCTGAAGAAGAGATGGTGACGCGTGTCTTGAATCGTAATCAG GGCCGGATTGATGATAATATAACTACAATGAAGAAGCGTCTGAAAATCTTTAATGCTTTAAACCGTCCTGTTATCGACTACTACAAAAGTAAAGGAAAACTCTACACT ATTAATGCAGTAGGAACAGTAGATGACATATTCCAACATGTACTACCTATTTTCAATTCATTTGAG CAATTCAAGGAGAGTCGGCATGTAAATCCAAAGTCCACTATCAGTTCGAGTTTGGTAGAAACTTCTTCCTGA
- the LOC104722440 gene encoding pentatricopeptide repeat-containing protein At4g25270, chloroplastic-like isoform X1 yields MVSIVVHQPSFSYPSVSSSSMKKKPRHHQQLKQQRQNQYNNNGFASLSITKPSPTPLLIGKQSIHRTQLEALDSVITDLETSAQKGISFSEPEIFASLLETCYSLRAIDHGVRVHHLIPPYLLRSNLGISSKLVRLYASCGYAEVAHEVFDRMSKRESSPFAWNSLISGYAELGQYEDAMALYFQMAEDGVKPDRFTFPRVLKACGGIGSIQIGEAIHRDLVKAGFGFDVYVLNALVDMYAKCGDIVKGRNVFDMIPHKDYVSWNSMLTGYLHHGLLHEALDIFRLMVQDGTEPDKVAISSVLARVLSFKHGRQLHGWVLRRGMEWELSVANALIVLYSKRGQLGQARFIFDQMPERDTVSWNAIISAHSKDSNGLKYFEQMQRANARPDGITFVSVLSICANTGMVEVGERLFSLMSKEYGINPKMEHYACMVNLYGRVGKVEEAYSMIVKEMGSEAGPTVWGALLYACYLHGNADIGEVAAQRLFELEPDNEHNFELLMRIYSKAKRAADVERVRQMMVDRGLET; encoded by the exons atggTGAGTATCGTTGTACACCAACCAAGCTTCTCTTATCCATCTGTATCGTCTTCTTCAATGAAAAAGAAACCCAGACATCACCAACAGTTGAAGCAACAAAGacaaaaccaatacaacaaCAACGGATTCGCTTCCCTCTCCATCACCAAACCATCTCCCACTCCTCTCTTGATCGGAAAACAATCAATTCATCGGACCCAACTCGAAGCTTTAGACTCCGTCATTACAGACCTCGAAACATCCGCTCAAAAAGGTATCTCCTTCAGCGAACCAGAGATCTTCGCTTCTCTTCTCGAGACTTGCTACAGCTTAAGAGCCATTGACCATGGTGTTAGAGTTCATCACCTTATACCTCCCTACCTCTTACGCAGTAACCTGGGGATTTCATCAAAGCTTGTTAG GCTCTACGCGTCTTGTGGCTACGCGGAGGTTGCACACGAGGTGTTCGATCGAATGTCTAAGAGAGAATCATCGCCTTTTGCTTGGAACTCTCTTATCTCTGGCTACGCAGAATTGGGTCAGTATGAAGATGCCATGGCTCTCTACTTTCAGATGGCTGAAGACGGCGTTAAACCGGATCGGTTCACTTTCCCACGCGTCCTAAAAGCTTGTGGTGGAATTGGGTCTATTCAGATTGGAGAAGCTATTCATCGTGATTTGGTTAAGGCAGGTTTTGGATTTGATGTCTATGTGCTTAATGCTCTTGTTGATATGTATGCAAAATGTGGTGACATTGTTAAAGGAAGGaatgtttttgacatgattcCTCACAAAGATTATGTGTCTTGGAACTCCATGTTAACCGGTTACCTTCATCACGGTTTGTTACACGAGGCGTTGGACATTTTTCGTCTAATGGTTCAAGATGGGACTGAGCCTGATAAGGTTGCTATCTCCAGTGTTCTAGCTCGTGTTTTGTCTTTCAAGCATGGGCGTCAGTTACATGGATGGGTACTTAGGCGAGGAATGGAGTGGGAGTTATCGGTTGCGAATGCTTTGATTGTTCTGTACTCCAAAAGGGGACAATTGGGTCAAGCCCGCTTCATATTCGATCAGATGCCCGAGAGAGATACTGTATCTTGGAATGCTATTATCTCTGCTCATTCTAAAGATTCTAATGGTTTAAAGTATTTTGAGCAAATGCAGCGTGCTAATGCTAGACCTGATGGTATCACGTTTGTCTCGGTTCTATCTATATGTGCTAATACAGGAATGGTCGAAGTTGGAGAGAGACTGTTCTCTCTGATGTCGAAGGAATATGGGATAAACCCGAAGATGGAACACTATGCGTGTATGGTGAATCTCTATGGAAGAGTAGGGAAGGTGGAAGAGGCTTACTCAATGATTGTTAAAGAGATGGGGTCTGAGGCTGGTCCAACTGTTTGGGGAGCTTTGTTATACGCTTGTTACCTCCATGGCAATGCAGATATAGGAGAGGTTGCTGCTCAACGTCTTTTCGAGTTGGAACCTGATAACGAACACAATTTC
- the LOC104722440 gene encoding pentatricopeptide repeat-containing protein At4g25270, chloroplastic-like isoform X2 produces MVSIVVHQPSFSYPSVSSSSMKKKPRHHQQLKQQRQNQYNNNGFASLSITKPSPTPLLIGKQSIHRTQLEALDSVITDLETSAQKGISFSEPEIFASLLETCYSLRAIDHGVRVHHLIPPYLLRSNLGISSKLVRLYASCGYAEVAHEVFDRMSKRESSPFAWNSLISGYAELGQYEDAMALYFQMAEDGVKPDRFTFPRVLKACGGIGSIQIGEAIHRDLVKAGFGFDVYVLNALVDMYAKCGDIVKGRNVFDMIPHKDYVSWNSMLTGYLHHGLLHEALDIFRLMVQDGTEPDKVAISSVLARVLSFKHGRQLHGWVLRRGMEWELSVANALIVLYSKRGQLGQARFIFDQMPERDTVSWNAIISAHSKDSNGLKYFEQMQRANARPDGITFVSVLSICANTGMVEVGERLFSLMSKEYGINPKMEHYACMVNLYGRVGKVEEAYSMIVKEMGSEAGPTVWGALLYACYLHGNADIGEVAAQRLFELEPDNEHNFELLMRIYSKAKRAADVERVRQMMVDRGLET; encoded by the exons atggTGAGTATCGTTGTACACCAACCAAGCTTCTCTTATCCATCTGTATCGTCTTCTTCAATGAAAAAGAAACCCAGACATCACCAACAGTTGAAGCAACAAAGacaaaaccaatacaacaaCAACGGATTCGCTTCCCTCTCCATCACCAAACCATCTCCCACTCCTCTCTTGATCGGAAAACAATCAATTCATCGGACCCAACTCGAAGCTTTAGACTCCGTCATTACAGACCTCGAAACATCCGCTCAAAAAG GTATCTCCTTCAGCGAACCAGAGATCTTCGCTTCTCTTCTCGAGACTTGCTACAGCTTAAGAGCCATTGACCATGGTGTTAGAGTTCATCACCTTATACCTCCCTACCTCTTACGCAGTAACCTGGGGATTTCATCAAAGCTTGTTAGGCTCTACGCGTCTTGTGGCTACGCGGAGGTTGCACACGAGGTGTTCGATCGAATGTCTAAGAGAGAATCATCGCCTTTTGCTTGGAACTCTCTTATCTCTGGCTACGCAGAATTGGGTCAGTATGAAGATGCCATGGCTCTCTACTTTCAGATGGCTGAAGACGGCGTTAAACCGGATCGGTTCACTTTCCCACGCGTCCTAAAAGCTTGTGGTGGAATTGGGTCTATTCAGATTGGAGAAGCTATTCATCGTGATTTGGTTAAGGCAGGTTTTGGATTTGATGTCTATGTGCTTAATGCTCTTGTTGATATGTATGCAAAATGTGGTGACATTGTTAAAGGAAGGaatgtttttgacatgattcCTCACAAAGATTATGTGTCTTGGAACTCCATGTTAACCGGTTACCTTCATCACGGTTTGTTACACGAGGCGTTGGACATTTTTCGTCTAATGGTTCAAGATGGGACTGAGCCTGATAAGGTTGCTATCTCCAGTGTTCTAGCTCGTGTTTTGTCTTTCAAGCATGGGCGTCAGTTACATGGATGGGTACTTAGGCGAGGAATGGAGTGGGAGTTATCGGTTGCGAATGCTTTGATTGTTCTGTACTCCAAAAGGGGACAATTGGGTCAAGCCCGCTTCATATTCGATCAGATGCCCGAGAGAGATACTGTATCTTGGAATGCTATTATCTCTGCTCATTCTAAAGATTCTAATGGTTTAAAGTATTTTGAGCAAATGCAGCGTGCTAATGCTAGACCTGATGGTATCACGTTTGTCTCGGTTCTATCTATATGTGCTAATACAGGAATGGTCGAAGTTGGAGAGAGACTGTTCTCTCTGATGTCGAAGGAATATGGGATAAACCCGAAGATGGAACACTATGCGTGTATGGTGAATCTCTATGGAAGAGTAGGGAAGGTGGAAGAGGCTTACTCAATGATTGTTAAAGAGATGGGGTCTGAGGCTGGTCCAACTGTTTGGGGAGCTTTGTTATACGCTTGTTACCTCCATGGCAATGCAGATATAGGAGAGGTTGCTGCTCAACGTCTTTTCGAGTTGGAACCTGATAACGAACACAATTTC